A single genomic interval of Babylonia areolata isolate BAREFJ2019XMU chromosome 26, ASM4173473v1, whole genome shotgun sequence harbors:
- the LOC143300865 gene encoding putative small nuclear ribonucleoprotein Sm D1, whose translation MKLVRFLMKLSHETVTIELKNGTQVHGCVTGVDISMNTHLKNVRMTVKNRDPQQLDSLSIRGNNIRYFILPDSLPLDTLLIDDAPRAKQRKQQAGKVMGGGRGRGRGRGRGGPRGGGRGGPRGGGRGGPRGRR comes from the exons ATGAAGCTTGTTCG GTTTCTGATGAAGCTGAGTCATGAAACAGTGACCATAGAACTGAAGAATGGAACTCAGGTCCATGGCTGTGTCACAG GTGTGGACATCAGCATGAACACTCACCTAAAGAACGTCAGGATGACGGTAAAGAACCGAGATCCCCAGCAGTTGGACTCCCTCAGTATCCGTGGCAACAACATTCGTTACTTCATCCTGCCAGACTCATTGCCTCTGGACACTCTACTTATTGACGACGCTCCTCGCGCCAAGCAGAGGAAGCAGCAGGCAGGCAAAG TGATGGGTGGAGGCCGTGGGCGAGGCAGAGGGCGTGGGAGAGGAGGACCTCGGGGAGGTGGTCGTGGTGGTCCACGAGGAGGTGGTCGTGGGGGACCCAGGGGTCGACGTTGA
- the LOC143300864 gene encoding uncharacterized protein LOC143300864 isoform X1, whose translation MAAFRPGLNTDPAAFSLRCLLVMMMTMMTTVTSLLLAYSQPEEVCTGLPGESHNGCSVPLSLPFFYKQRFTHACNRHDICYACGALYGLTRAECDDAFLSDMIHSCDNPTPSGRRRRRRRRHSDTPLSSAGFSSARAARVRSPESVSPLAVGDVLDNPSTLLTAERHSGVRSTQRGRSRPGQSSEDSVKSTHLNSRFPKESSHMILQLLTTHTLLPPPPPQDGYEPQTQTVSRKSDLHELLRIRHVRSERRKRWSSLCKFVAHTTYYPAVLVFGTTRYSLRGFTPYYCPRSWVPVCLPRTPITLAPPGTTVPPGTTVPLGTPETLGTPETPGTPVPLGTPETLGTPETLGTTETPGTPVTPGIPVPLGTPEALGTPETPGTFVPLGTPATLGTPATLGTPATLGTPATLGTTETPGIPVPLGTPETLGTPETLGTAVPPGTPVPPAL comes from the exons ATGGCGGCGTTTAGACCAG gtcTGAACACAGACCCAGCTGCCTTCAGCTTGAGATgtctgctggtgatgatgatgacgatgatgaccacgGTGACGTCACTGTTGCTGGCGTACAGCCAGCCTGAAGAGGTGTGCACTGGTCTACCCGGCGAGTCTCACAACGGGTGCAGCGTCCCCCTAAGCCTCCCCTTCTTCTACAAGCAACGATTCACTCACGCCTGTAATCGCCATGATATCTGTTACGCCTGT GGAGCTCTGTACGGACTGACCAGGGCAGAATGTGACGATGCCTTCCTCAGCGACATGATACATTCCTGTGACAACCCCACCCCTAGCGGACGTCGGCGGAGGCGACGACGACGCCACTCTGACACACCGCTGTCTTCAGCAGGCTTTTCCAGTGCTCGTGCAGCACGTGTCAGGAGTCCagagtctgtctccccccttgcTGTGGGAGATGTTTTGGACAACCCATCCACGCTTCTTACGGCTGAGAGACACAGTGGTGTCCGgagcacacagagaggcagaagcCGTCCTGGGCAGAGTTCGGAAGACAGTGTAAAATCTACGCACCTGAACAGTCGTTTCCCAAAAGAATCTTCACACATGATACTACAACTCTTGACCACTCacactctcctccctccaccgcccccccagGATGGGTACGAACCCCAGACACAAACAGTGTCCAGGAAGTCAGATCTCCATGAGCTGCTCCGGATCCGCCATGTTCGAAGTGAGCGACGGAAGAGATGGAGCTCGTTGTGCAAGTTCGTGGCACACACCACGTACTACCCGGCAGTCCTAGTATTTGGGACCACACGGTACTCGCTGAGAGGTTTCACACCATACTACTGCCCAAGGAGCTGggtgcccgtctgtctgcctagAACGCCGATAACACTTGCGCCGCCGGGAACAACTGTGCCACCAGGAACAACTGTGCCCCTGGGAACACCAGAGACACTGGGAACACCGGAGACACCAGGAACACCTGTGCCCCTGGGAACACCTGAGACACTGGGAACACCAGAGACACTGGGAACAACTGAGACACCAGGAACACCTGTGACACCAGGAATACCTGTACCACTGGGAACACCTGAGGCACTGGGTACACCTGAGACACCAGGAACATTTGTACCACTGGGAACACCTGCAACACTGGGTACACCTGCAACACTGGGTACACCTGCGACACTGGGAACACCAGCGACACTGGGAACAACTGAGACACCAGGAATACCTGTACCACTGGGAACACCGGAGACACTGGGAACACCGGAGACACTGGGAACAGCTGTACCACCGGGAACACCAGTGCCACCTGCTCTCTGA
- the LOC143300864 gene encoding uncharacterized protein LOC143300864 isoform X2 produces MMMTMMTTVTSLLLAYSQPEEVCTGLPGESHNGCSVPLSLPFFYKQRFTHACNRHDICYACGALYGLTRAECDDAFLSDMIHSCDNPTPSGRRRRRRRRHSDTPLSSAGFSSARAARVRSPESVSPLAVGDVLDNPSTLLTAERHSGVRSTQRGRSRPGQSSEDSVKSTHLNSRFPKESSHMILQLLTTHTLLPPPPPQDGYEPQTQTVSRKSDLHELLRIRHVRSERRKRWSSLCKFVAHTTYYPAVLVFGTTRYSLRGFTPYYCPRSWVPVCLPRTPITLAPPGTTVPPGTTVPLGTPETLGTPETPGTPVPLGTPETLGTPETLGTTETPGTPVTPGIPVPLGTPEALGTPETPGTFVPLGTPATLGTPATLGTPATLGTPATLGTTETPGIPVPLGTPETLGTPETLGTAVPPGTPVPPAL; encoded by the exons atgatgatgacgatgatgaccacgGTGACGTCACTGTTGCTGGCGTACAGCCAGCCTGAAGAGGTGTGCACTGGTCTACCCGGCGAGTCTCACAACGGGTGCAGCGTCCCCCTAAGCCTCCCCTTCTTCTACAAGCAACGATTCACTCACGCCTGTAATCGCCATGATATCTGTTACGCCTGT GGAGCTCTGTACGGACTGACCAGGGCAGAATGTGACGATGCCTTCCTCAGCGACATGATACATTCCTGTGACAACCCCACCCCTAGCGGACGTCGGCGGAGGCGACGACGACGCCACTCTGACACACCGCTGTCTTCAGCAGGCTTTTCCAGTGCTCGTGCAGCACGTGTCAGGAGTCCagagtctgtctccccccttgcTGTGGGAGATGTTTTGGACAACCCATCCACGCTTCTTACGGCTGAGAGACACAGTGGTGTCCGgagcacacagagaggcagaagcCGTCCTGGGCAGAGTTCGGAAGACAGTGTAAAATCTACGCACCTGAACAGTCGTTTCCCAAAAGAATCTTCACACATGATACTACAACTCTTGACCACTCacactctcctccctccaccgcccccccagGATGGGTACGAACCCCAGACACAAACAGTGTCCAGGAAGTCAGATCTCCATGAGCTGCTCCGGATCCGCCATGTTCGAAGTGAGCGACGGAAGAGATGGAGCTCGTTGTGCAAGTTCGTGGCACACACCACGTACTACCCGGCAGTCCTAGTATTTGGGACCACACGGTACTCGCTGAGAGGTTTCACACCATACTACTGCCCAAGGAGCTGggtgcccgtctgtctgcctagAACGCCGATAACACTTGCGCCGCCGGGAACAACTGTGCCACCAGGAACAACTGTGCCCCTGGGAACACCAGAGACACTGGGAACACCGGAGACACCAGGAACACCTGTGCCCCTGGGAACACCTGAGACACTGGGAACACCAGAGACACTGGGAACAACTGAGACACCAGGAACACCTGTGACACCAGGAATACCTGTACCACTGGGAACACCTGAGGCACTGGGTACACCTGAGACACCAGGAACATTTGTACCACTGGGAACACCTGCAACACTGGGTACACCTGCAACACTGGGTACACCTGCGACACTGGGAACACCAGCGACACTGGGAACAACTGAGACACCAGGAATACCTGTACCACTGGGAACACCGGAGACACTGGGAACACCGGAGACACTGGGAACAGCTGTACCACCGGGAACACCAGTGCCACCTGCTCTCTGA
- the LOC143300863 gene encoding protein nucleotidyltransferase YdiU-like encodes MLSHFALILWFLFLPYAGSVEVNRVLHKCLLSYPEFRSTMLCRFFPIHIDCDDHTKWIPCVCPSFLSPPEQVNFMFTPIVTKIRELETDFKSWKFPTDHRLFTTFPIDTHTENSVRQVKRAVFSQVHPVPFQSGATLASVSHEALSEILDLSPSVSSSEEFLRFVSGDLRVVSAVPLSHRYGGHQFGQWAGQLGDGRAVLLGEYVNRKGERWELQLKGSGLTPYSRQGDGRAVIRSSVREFLCSEAMHHLGIPTSRAASLVVSEDTVVRDQFYDGHPRPERTAVVLRLARSWFRIGSLEILTHSGEVDLLKEVVDFTIAEHFPDIDPTDSGKYLAFFQEVVRDTARLMALWQSVGFAHGVCNTDNFSLLSITIDYGPFGFLDAYDPRFVPNTSDDEHRYSYENQPSVGAFNLEKLRLALLPLWTENDKAVSKKILHGYAEYYKSRFMELFRRKLGLETSSGEEDENLVAVLLKMMADTKADFTMTFRELGEVSLPELTQGHFGKWALRTLMSHEWYSGWVAMYAARLKSEWQTDQGRQRMMNSSNPRYILRNWVAQLAVDSVERNDFSVVNKLLDIVKNPFTYQQTAEDMGLAARPPDWASGLKVSCSS; translated from the exons ATGCTCTCCCATTTTGCTTTGATTCTCtggtttctctttcttccctatGCTGGCAGTGTGGAAGTGAACAGGGTTTTACACAAGTGTTTACTGTCCTATCCTGAATTCAGGAGCACTATGTTGTGCAGATTCTTCCCCATACATATTGACTGTGATGACCACACCAAGTGGATCCCTTGTGTCTGCCCATCTTTCCTTTCACCACCAGAGCAGGTCAATTTCATGTTTACTCCTATCGTTACAAAGATCAGGGAACTTGAAACTGACTTCAAGTCGTGGAAGTTTCCCACGGACCATCGTCTGTTCACCACATTTCcaatcgacacacacacagagaactctgtgcGACAGGTGAAGAGAGCTGTCTTCAGCCAGGTGCACCCTGTTCCATTCCAGTCAGGGGCAACACTGGCATCGGTTTCACACGAGGCTCTGTCAGAAATTTTGGATCTTTCACCATCTGTTTCATCAAGCGAAGAGTTCCTACGTTTTGTCAGCGGAGACCTGCGGGTGGTGTCAGCAGTGCCTTTGTCTCACCGGTACGGCGGTCATCAGTTCGGCCAGTGGGCAGGTCAGCTGGGAGATGGACGGGCAGTGCTCCTTGGGGAGTACGTGAACCGGAAGGGGGAACGCTGGGAACTGCAGCTGAAGGGTTCCGGGCTGACTCCCTATTCTCGGCAAGGGGACGGACGGGCTGTGATCAGGTCATCAGTCAGAGAGTTCTTGTGCAGTGAAGCCATGCATCACTTGG GAATTCCTACGTCCAGAGCAGCCTCCTTGGTGGTGAGTGAGGACACTGTTGTGCGTGACCAGTTCTACGACGGCCACCCACGTCCAGAGAGAACAGCTGTGGTGCTTCGCCTGGCCAGATCATGGTTCCGTATCGGCTCTCTGGAGATCTTGACCCACTCCGGGGAGGTGGACCTTCTGAAGGAGGTGGTGGATTTCACCATTGCTGAGCATTTCCCGGACATCGACCCCACAGATTCTGGGAAGTACCTGGCCTTTTTCCAAGAAGTTGTGCGTGACACTGCCAGGCTGATGGCTCTGTGGCAGAGTGTGGGCTTTGCCCACGGGGTGTGCAACACAGACAACTTCAGTCTGCTGTCTATCACCATAGATTATGGGCCCTTTGGGTTCCTGGATGCCTATGACCCCCGGTTTGTTCCCAACACCTCTGATGATGAGCATCGGTACTCATATGAAAACCAGCCCAGTGTTGGTGCTTTCAATCTGGAAAAACTACGTCTGGCACTGTTGCCTCTGTGGACCGAAAATGACAAGGCAGTGTCCAAGAAAATTTTACACGGCTATGCAGAGTACTACAAGTCCAGGTTCATGGAACTGTTCAGGCGTAAGCTTGGACTGGAAACCAGCTCTGGTGAGGAAGATGAAAACTTGGTGGCTGTTTTGTTGAAAATGATGGCGGACACCAAGGCTGACTTCACCATGACCTTCAGAGAACTGGGGGAGGTCAGCCTGCCGGAACTGACACAGGGACACTTCGGGAAGTGGGCCCTCAGGACGCTTATGTCCCATGAGTGGTACTCAGGGTGGGTCGCCATGTACGCTGCCAGGCTGAAGTCTGAATGGCAGACCGACCAAGGACGACAGCGGATGATGAACAGCTCCAACCCGCGCTACATTCTCAGGAACTGGGTCGCTCAGCTGGCAGTGGACAGTGTGGAGAGGAACGACTTTTCTGTCGTCAACAAACTGCTGGATATTGTGAAGAACCCCTTCACCTATCAACAGACTGCAGAAGACATGGGTTTGGCCGCTCGGCCCCCTGACTGGGCTTCCGGGTTAAAGGTCAGCTGCTCCTCCTGA